The following coding sequences are from one Mycoplasma tullyi window:
- a CDS encoding RNA polymerase sigma factor — translation MAKNTNSTSKNKTASKAKDISQLSLKQRLELAKKQEKTPTKKSASKKTEAVSETKKSAKSTKVEKTVTEKKSSASTKSKKVKSEEVVVKQPKAETKKTKVAATKKEVALKDKKAKTEPEAVAKQEEEKKTKLSLKSSKKSSKAKATSKKDEDHDLDNEIDLDDFDNKDDDIDFDDFKEENYKSTFKETDFNEQDELEDKEFNLSDFFSDSKLDIDQPITTQKRQRGRKPKHAPSNEKNDLVYHEVLEASSKTKNNDQESIRATKTLLAKAKATKSLSNEDIIDVFKNYEFTEAEDLEILEELKDNKIKLEDDVEEKISLFRKNQDLSEIDKNLDDLISKGASTKDKVEDNVKAFLGTLGSSKILNFGEEIQIAKLLGSTDPETREYAINQLVTSNLRLVTSIAKKYLNRGLDFVDLIQEGSIGLMKAISKFNYKLGNKFSTYATWWIRQAITRAIADQARTVRIPVHMVETINKLIKTERMLTQQLGRDPTLEELTEAMGGQVNGFTPKKVADIKKLNQEPVSLDKPIGHDEESQFVDFVKDRDILKPDEYTEKLIVTEHINELFVNTLTKKEEQIIRMRYGLHPWHQQMTLEEVGQKFNVTRERIRQIESKALRKLKHPSKNARLRSFLKHDSEN, via the coding sequence ATGGCAAAAAATACAAATTCAACATCTAAGAACAAAACTGCTTCTAAAGCTAAAGACATTAGTCAATTGTCTTTGAAACAAAGACTTGAGTTAGCTAAAAAGCAAGAAAAAACACCAACTAAGAAGTCTGCTAGTAAAAAAACAGAAGCAGTTAGTGAAACTAAAAAGAGCGCAAAATCTACTAAAGTAGAAAAAACTGTTACTGAGAAAAAATCTAGTGCATCAACAAAATCTAAAAAAGTTAAGTCAGAAGAAGTTGTAGTCAAACAACCTAAAGCTGAAACTAAAAAAACTAAAGTTGCAGCTACTAAAAAAGAAGTAGCTCTTAAAGATAAGAAAGCAAAAACTGAACCTGAAGCTGTTGCTAAACAAGAAGAAGAGAAAAAAACAAAGCTTTCATTAAAATCATCAAAGAAATCTAGTAAAGCTAAAGCGACTAGTAAAAAAGACGAAGATCATGATTTAGATAACGAAATCGATCTTGATGATTTCGATAATAAAGATGATGATATCGACTTTGATGATTTCAAAGAAGAAAATTATAAGTCCACTTTCAAAGAAACTGATTTTAACGAACAAGATGAACTAGAAGATAAGGAATTCAACTTATCTGATTTTTTCAGTGATAGTAAGCTAGATATCGATCAACCGATTACGACTCAAAAACGCCAAAGAGGTCGTAAACCAAAACACGCTCCTAGTAATGAAAAAAATGATTTAGTTTATCACGAAGTCTTAGAAGCATCATCTAAAACTAAGAATAACGATCAAGAATCAATTCGAGCTACTAAAACACTTTTAGCTAAGGCTAAAGCTACTAAATCTTTATCAAATGAAGATATTATCGATGTTTTTAAAAACTACGAATTTACTGAAGCTGAAGATTTAGAAATTCTTGAAGAATTAAAAGATAACAAGATCAAATTAGAAGATGATGTTGAAGAAAAGATCTCATTATTTAGAAAAAATCAAGACTTAAGTGAAATTGATAAAAACTTAGATGATTTAATTAGCAAAGGTGCTTCAACTAAAGATAAAGTTGAAGATAATGTTAAGGCATTCTTAGGAACATTAGGTTCTTCTAAAATTCTTAATTTCGGAGAAGAAATTCAGATTGCTAAACTATTAGGGAGTACCGATCCTGAAACTAGAGAATATGCAATCAACCAATTAGTAACGTCTAACTTAAGATTAGTTACTTCAATTGCTAAGAAATATTTAAACAGAGGTTTAGATTTCGTTGATCTGATCCAAGAAGGATCAATCGGGTTAATGAAAGCGATCTCTAAGTTTAATTACAAACTAGGTAATAAGTTTTCAACTTATGCAACATGATGAATTAGACAAGCAATTACAAGAGCCATTGCTGATCAAGCAAGAACAGTAAGAATTCCTGTTCACATGGTTGAAACAATCAACAAGTTAATTAAAACTGAAAGAATGTTGACTCAACAACTAGGAAGAGATCCAACATTAGAAGAATTAACTGAAGCAATGGGTGGTCAAGTTAATGGATTTACTCCTAAAAAAGTTGCTGACATTAAAAAATTAAACCAAGAACCAGTATCTTTAGATAAACCAATTGGTCACGACGAAGAATCTCAATTCGTAGATTTTGTTAAAGATCGCGATATTTTAAAACCAGACGAATACACTGAAAAATTAATTGTTACTGAACACATTAATGAACTTTTTGTTAATACATTGACAAAAAAAGAAGAACAGATCATTAGAATGCGTTATGGTCTACACCCTTGACACCAACAAATGACACTAGAAGAAGTTGGTCAAAAGTTCAATGTAACAAGAGAAAGAATTCGTCAAATCGAATCTAAAGCTTTAAGAAAATTAAAACACCCATCTAAAAATGCGAGATTACGTTCTTTCTTAAAACATGACTCAGAAAATTAA
- a CDS encoding Nif3-like dinuclear metal center hexameric protein — protein sequence MKIRKVTNWILKQFPLKNQLSFDNAKLINHKNLANELTKILVCADYDRFNFELAKKHNANLIISHHPMFINPQDLKTDSFIAKAYQDFNQNNRSFLVLHTAYDFNPSGAHSYFFKLLNINKFNPNPINHYYEFEIDCSLDELISDLKKIEYIDQVQYLSTAKFKKKLKKGLICLGSGYSSNELDLELFKQYDLLITGDLKWSSWINAINHEISVIDIGHHVESIFIDHIGELLTQKFPELDPKQLILGHSQFKIIKR from the coding sequence ATGAAAATTAGAAAAGTCACAAACTGAATCTTAAAACAATTTCCTTTAAAAAATCAGTTAAGTTTTGATAATGCTAAATTAATTAATCATAAGAACTTAGCTAATGAATTAACTAAAATTTTGGTTTGTGCTGATTATGATCGGTTTAATTTTGAGTTAGCTAAAAAACATAATGCTAATCTGATTATTTCTCATCACCCGATGTTTATTAATCCTCAAGATTTAAAAACTGATTCGTTTATTGCTAAAGCTTACCAGGATTTTAATCAAAACAATCGTAGCTTTTTAGTTCTGCACACTGCTTATGACTTTAATCCTAGTGGTGCTCATTCATACTTTTTTAAATTATTAAATATCAATAAGTTTAATCCGAATCCAATTAATCATTATTACGAGTTTGAAATTGATTGTTCTTTAGATGAATTAATTTCAGATTTAAAAAAGATTGAATATATTGATCAAGTTCAATATTTATCAACTGCTAAATTCAAGAAAAAACTAAAAAAAGGTTTGATCTGTTTAGGTAGTGGATATAGTTCTAATGAACTTGATCTTGAATTATTTAAGCAATATGATCTTTTAATCACTGGTGATTTAAAATGATCATCATGAATTAATGCAATTAATCATGAGATCAGTGTGATTGACATAGGTCATCATGTAGAATCAATCTTTATTGATCATATTGGTGAGTTATTGACCCAAAAATTTCCAGAATTAGATCCTAAACAATTGATCTTAGGTCATTCTCAATTTAAGATTATTAAGAGGTAA
- a CDS encoding class I SAM-dependent methyltransferase, with product MTQKIKLISQMIDDAFLVADVGCDHGHLGVELIKQNKAQYVLNVDVNLSPLKQAIANSKKIIGKERIINILNDGLSNLSIKNPIDYCVIAGLGVTKINDIINSSVVELKQLIIQPEKNHIKMRYYLTKNNYQIVDEMIIFEKNNYYLIIKAIKCEEKPHLTNTDYVIGPILKNQNSPELINYIEQQKELLEKIPVDARKKLQHIAIKEYDRFLNNQWKLEKSQTES from the coding sequence ATGACTCAGAAAATTAAACTTATCTCTCAGATGATCGATGATGCTTTTTTAGTAGCGGATGTAGGTTGTGATCATGGTCATCTTGGTGTTGAATTAATCAAACAAAATAAAGCACAATATGTGCTTAATGTTGATGTTAACTTATCACCACTTAAACAAGCAATTGCTAATTCTAAAAAGATAATTGGTAAAGAAAGAATTATCAATATTCTTAATGATGGTTTAAGTAATTTAAGTATTAAAAACCCAATTGACTATTGTGTGATTGCTGGTCTTGGTGTTACCAAAATTAATGACATCATCAACAGTTCGGTTGTTGAATTAAAGCAATTGATTATTCAACCTGAAAAAAATCACATCAAAATGCGATATTATCTAACCAAGAATAATTATCAAATCGTTGATGAGATGATTATTTTTGAAAAGAATAATTACTACTTAATTATTAAAGCAATTAAGTGTGAAGAAAAACCGCATTTAACTAATACCGATTATGTGATTGGACCAATTTTAAAAAATCAAAATAGTCCTGAATTAATCAATTATATTGAGCAACAAAAAGAATTGCTCGAAAAGATTCCAGTTGATGCAAGAAAAAAACTGCAACATATTGCGATCAAAGAATATGATCGATTTCTTAATAATCAATGAAAATTAGAAAAGTCACAAACTGAATCTTAA
- the dnaG gene encoding DNA primase, whose protein sequence is MSNDLNQLAKYIRKKISVSSIISKYLDLERKGSNYKSLCPFHDDNTPSFSVNDPKGVWKCFSCNESGGVIEFVQKKDNLNFVEAVKKIVELEGIDLAEIGYSLDFNKQKAVDESDQEFYKLNQFLAWKAHTNLRLEFVNNKKLNEFLNKRGLINEELLNNFQIGFHPKSYSLNKLVEDLKVFYQKHLNKTYDEEIILSNLRYIKYISEKNTCYFNNRVIFPIKNADGQVVGFSGRTIDQNNEVKYLNTPETDYFIKGNNLYNYSSLEFDENNSTLFLCEGYMDVIALYQIGVKNAVAIMGTALTDHQIELIKAKLNQIKRIVLALDNDESGKKATVTCIKLLARKRIHKVYQLDYENIEQKDLDEIYHLENGENLLKELINKQLSTKKEQENVEYDDEKQLSTQLYDELSELKPEQDDQIDITQLIDYNLDKRINQQLRDFIQAVIKICHYYLISFNYVTYKDLSNVRLKILSKINLYKPTRYLFNTMLQITLNNEVMKSLTTNQQLDAILFCYSFTKKFLDGFNDLIFKKINDLYLLNAKLNTLNDRLQNKVKLKLFDDTLYVMKKHIESCLDVDLFHNLKNKLLTDIKYLKYAALAHDQFGHEEELNAYLKSCSTGIDGFKELYELKTKQQLVDWLSKGEIFKLAEIKNLNVLEELLKTR, encoded by the coding sequence ATGAGTAATGATTTAAATCAATTAGCAAAATACATAAGAAAGAAGATCAGTGTATCTTCAATAATTTCGAAGTATCTTGATCTAGAAAGAAAAGGATCAAATTACAAATCGCTTTGCCCATTTCATGATGACAACACTCCTTCATTTAGTGTTAATGATCCTAAAGGAGTTTGAAAGTGTTTTAGTTGTAATGAAAGTGGTGGAGTAATTGAATTTGTTCAAAAAAAAGACAACTTAAATTTTGTTGAAGCTGTTAAAAAAATTGTTGAGCTTGAAGGAATCGATTTAGCTGAAATCGGTTATTCATTAGATTTTAATAAGCAAAAAGCTGTTGATGAGTCAGATCAAGAATTTTATAAGTTAAATCAATTCTTAGCTTGAAAAGCTCACACCAACTTACGTCTAGAATTCGTTAATAACAAAAAATTAAATGAGTTCTTAAATAAAAGAGGATTAATTAACGAAGAATTATTAAATAATTTTCAAATTGGTTTTCATCCCAAGAGTTATTCACTTAATAAATTAGTGGAAGACTTAAAAGTCTTCTATCAAAAACATTTAAATAAAACTTATGATGAAGAGATCATCTTAAGTAATCTTAGATACATCAAATACATCTCAGAAAAAAATACTTGTTATTTTAATAACCGGGTAATTTTTCCAATCAAAAATGCCGATGGTCAAGTTGTTGGTTTTTCAGGTAGAACAATTGATCAAAATAATGAAGTTAAATATTTAAATACACCTGAAACTGATTATTTCATTAAAGGTAATAACTTATACAATTATTCTTCATTAGAGTTTGATGAGAATAACTCTACTTTATTTCTTTGTGAAGGATATATGGATGTTATTGCTTTATATCAGATCGGAGTTAAAAATGCAGTTGCCATCATGGGAACAGCTTTAACCGATCATCAGATCGAGTTAATTAAAGCAAAACTTAATCAGATTAAAAGAATCGTATTAGCATTAGATAACGATGAATCTGGTAAAAAAGCTACAGTTACCTGTATCAAATTATTAGCTAGAAAAAGAATTCATAAAGTTTATCAACTAGATTATGAAAATATAGAACAAAAAGATCTAGATGAAATCTATCATCTAGAAAATGGTGAAAATCTACTAAAAGAGTTAATCAATAAACAATTATCAACAAAAAAAGAACAAGAAAACGTTGAGTATGATGATGAAAAACAATTATCAACTCAACTATATGATGAGTTAAGTGAACTTAAACCTGAACAGGATGATCAGATTGATATCACTCAACTGATTGATTACAATCTTGATAAAAGAATCAACCAACAATTAAGAGATTTTATTCAAGCAGTAATTAAGATCTGTCACTATTACTTAATTAGCTTTAATTATGTAACCTATAAAGATCTATCAAATGTTAGATTGAAGATCTTAAGTAAGATTAATTTATATAAACCTACTAGATACTTATTTAATACGATGCTACAAATCACTTTAAATAATGAAGTGATGAAAAGTTTAACGACAAATCAACAATTAGATGCAATCTTGTTTTGTTACAGCTTTACTAAGAAATTTCTAGATGGATTTAATGATTTAATCTTTAAAAAGATTAATGATCTTTATTTATTAAATGCAAAGCTAAACACTTTAAACGATCGACTTCAAAATAAGGTAAAACTTAAATTGTTTGATGATACTTTATATGTTATGAAAAAACATATCGAAAGTTGCTTAGATGTCGATTTATTTCATAATCTAAAGAACAAGTTATTAACTGACATTAAATATTTAAAGTATGCAGCATTAGCTCATGATCAATTTGGTCATGAAGAAGAGTTAAATGCTTATTTAAAATCGTGTTCAACTGGAATTGATGGTTTTAAAGAACTATACGAATTAAAAACTAAACAACAACTAGTAGATTGATTATCGAAAGGTGAGATCTTCAAATTAGCTGAGATTAAGAATCTCAATGTTTTAGAAGAACTATTAAAAACAAGATAA